The Gemmatimonadota bacterium sequence CGTCGCACGCGTCGATCTCTTCGGGCATCGGGTCGCGGTTGTTCGGCGGCCGGCATTTCAGGATGTTGGTGATATACACCTCGTCCCGGGTGAAATCGATGGCGTTCAGGATACGGGTCAGCAGCTTACCCGCCTGGCCCACGAAGGGTTGGCCCTGTTCGTCTTCCTTGGCGCCGGGCGCTTCGCCCACGAACATCACGTCGGCGTGCTCGTTCCCGGAACCGAATACGAAGTGCTTACGCTTGAATCCCAGCGCGCAGGCCGTGCAGCGATGGTATTTCGCATACAGGGCCTCGAGGGACGTTGCCCGGGCCGGCTGGGCCGACTGGTCCGACTGGGCCGACTGGGCCGAATGGGCCGAATGGTCCGACTGGGCCGACTGGGCCGAATGGTCCGAATGGGCCGCCCGCCCGGTCCCGGCAGGTTGGCCTGCCCCGGCAGGTTGACCGGGCCGATCGGATTGGCCGGGACCTTCGGGCCGTTCGCGCCGCCTCCGCTCCGGCAGCGGAAGCGCCCCGTCCAGGCCTTCCGGCAGGTAGAGCGATTCGAGTCCCTGCTCTTCTTCCTGCCTCACGGCCTCGACGGTCTGGCGTATCAGGTCGGACAGCGACGCTTGCGTTTTCATGCGGGAACGACTTCCCGGTTTCTCAGCAGGGCGGCGACTTCGTCCATGACGCGGTCCGCCACGTCGGACTTGGATTGCAGGGGCAGGGATTCCTCGCGGCCGTCGCGGTGTATCAGGGTGACGATGTTGGTATCCGTCTCGAACCCGGCGCCCTCGGCGGTGAGGTCGTTGTAGACCACCAGGTCCAGGTCCTTGTCCGCCCGCTTCCGGCGCGCGTAGTCGAGACCGTCATGGGTCTCCGCGGCAAAGCCGATCAGCACGGGCGGCCGGTCGGCGGCCACTTCCGCGAGGATATCGGTGGTCCGCGTCATTTCCAGCGTAAGACGTTCCTCCGTCTTTTTCGTCTTCCGGGGGGCCTGGACGCCCGGCCGGTAATCCGCCACGGCCGCAGCCATGATCACGGCATGCTGGCCTTCACGGTTGGCCAGGACGGCTTCGCGCATTTCACCGGCGGTCCGGACGTGTTCCACGGCGACCCCGTAAGGATCCTGGAGGTGCGTGGGTCCCGCTACGAGGGTGACCGATGCGCCTCGCCGGGCCGCGGCCCTTGCGAGGGCGTAACCCATCTTTCCGCTGGAGCGGTTCGTTACGCACCGGACGGGATCGATGTCCTCCGCCGTGGGGCCGGCGCTCACCAGTACGTTGCATCCGGCCAGGTCATGATCGGGATCGGCAAGGATGGCGACCGCTTCCACGATCTGTTCCGGCGCCGCCAGCCTCCCGTCCCCCTCTTCGCCGTTGGCCAGCAGGCCGAATTCCGGTTCGATGACGTGCACGCCCCGACTCCTGAGGCGGTCGAGATTCGACTGGACGGCTTCGTTTCTCCACATGCGGAAATTCATGGCCGGCGCCAGGCAGCAGGGCGCCTCGCAGGCCAGCATCACGGTGGAGAGCAGGTCGTCCCCCAGCCCGTTCGCCATCTTGCCGATGATATTGGCCGTGGCGGGCGCGATGGCCACCGTATCGGCCCAGACCGCGAGATCGACGTGTTCTTCACCGGCCATCCCGGTTTCGGGAAACTGCTCGACGGCCACGGGATGGGCGGTCAGCGCGCTAAAGGTTACGGCACCGACGAACGCGCCGGCTTCACGGGTCATCACCACCCGGACGTCTGCCTGTTCCCGGACGAGTCCGCGGACTACTTCGGCCGCCTTGTAGGCCGATATACTGCCGGTCACGCCGAGGACGATCCGGCGTCCTTTCAACCTGGACATCGAAAGCTCCTGCCTTACTCCACGGCCTCGTCTTCCTCGGCCGGCTGGTAGTCGTAGTTCAACTCGTCACCGAGCAACCGGTCCAGCGCCTGGGTCGTCACTTTCTCGGCGCGGTCGTCCTGCGTGCCCAGCATCTTGTTGTGGAGGTTGATTCTCCGTGCCTCCATGGCCGTAACCATGACGGCCTCGTAGATGTTATCGGCGACGTCCCTCATGCGCTCCTGGGAAATGTACTGTGTGTTTTTCGTGGCGTTCATGGCTGCTCCCATCGGCTGATGCGACGCCGTTCGGTGGCTATGATCCCCCTAATGGCGTCAACGGTGGACTGCTGCTTGCCATCTTCATTGTCGACCCCGTAGTCATACGCGGGCAGGTACTTCATCTCGGTGCGCGCCTTATCCAACCGCTTGCGGATCTGATCGTCCGTTTCCAGGCCGCGCTGTTTCAACCGCCGCGACAGGCTGTCCAGGGAAGGCGGAATCAGGAAGACGAGAACGGCCTCCGGGAATATGGCCTTGACGGCTCCTCCACCCTGGACATCGATGACCAGCAGGGCCACGCCCCCGGACCGGATGACGCGCTCGACGGCGTCCCGTGGGGTGCCGTACAGCACGCCGTCATAAACTTCCGCCCATTCGAGAAAGGCGCCCTGCCGTATCTTCTCCTTGAATTCGTCCGCGCTGACAAACCGGTAATCGATCCCGTCCCGCTCGTTCGGCCGCTTCTTTCGGGTCGTCATGGATACGGACCGGACGATGGTCGGGTCTCCGGTCGTAAGCAACTCGCCGATCGTGGTCTTTCCCGTGCCCGACGGTGCGGAGAGGACCAGGCAGAACCCCTTTGCCTCCGCGCTACCGGGCGCGACGGAATCACTCAATGTTCTGCACCTGTTCGCGGACCTTCTCCAACTCTTCCTTGGCCTGGATGACGGAATGGCTGATTTCCGTATCGTTGCTCTTGGATCCGATGGTGTTGATCTCCCGGTTCATTTCCTGGATGAGGAAGTTGAGGCGCCTGCCCGGACTCCCGTCGTCCCCCAGCGCTTCCAGGAAGGCACCGCAATGGGCGTTCAGGCGGACGCATTCCTCGGTCACGTCGCTCCGCTCCGCAAACAGAGTGATCTCCATGGCCATGCGCTGCGGGTCGACCGGTCCGTCGTCGAGCAGGCCCTCGATCCGATGGCGCAGGCGTTCCCGGAACTCGGCCACGCGGCCCGGCGACCGGTCCTCGATCGAACGCAGCAAGGCCAGTATGGCTTCGATCCTGCCGCGCAGGTCCGCTTCGAGCGCCTTTCCCTCGTTTCGCTTCATGTCCGTGAAGGCGACAAGCGCGCGCTCCAGGGCGGCCTCGATACCCTTCCAGCGCTCGGCCGGGTCGACTTCGTCGGCTTCCGGCGACACCAGGCCCGGGTAGGCCGCGACCATTTCGAGGGAGACCTCGCCCGATACGCCGAGCTCGTCCTTGAGCTGCCTCAGCGCGTCGCAGTACTTCCTTCCGGCCTCCGCGTCGATCCGTATCCCGTGGGCGCTTGAATCGCCGTCGTCGCACCGGACGGACACGGAAACGTTGCCCCGCGTCACGTGGTCCTGCACGTACGCGCGCACGCGGCCCTCCAGCGAACCCAGAGACTTCGGCAGCCTTACCGCGATGTCGCAGAACCGGCCGTTAACCGAACGCAGTTCGACGACGGTGCGGACGCCGGCGAGGTCGGATTCCCCGGCGCCGTATCCAGTCATGCTGCATATCATTCAAAGCCCCTGAATCCGCAGTTACCGCCTGTTTCCAAGAAACATGAAAATACACGCTAAACGGCGATTTGTCAATAACATATTGGCGGCCGTCCGGCGGCGTTCCTTCCCCATCCGGGCACGCTCCAGACACGCTCCGGACACGCCCCGGACACGTCGAAAAGAAGATTCATGACCCTTGATGCAACCGGTCCCGTTATATTATGAAAAAGGCGGGACGCGGCGGCTCCGACGCCGCGGAACGTCATCGTATCGAGATCGCACCGGAACCGGAATCAGGATGGAGCAGGCATGGACGCCCTGGTGTTACAGGCCGTGAAAGACGAAAGCAGGGAGCTGGAAGGGTCGCGTATTGTGGCCGTCGAGCAGCACGCACCCATGGAAATCGGTCTCGTCCTGAAGACGAGCACGGGCAGGCGCGTGCTGTCGCTTTCCGTGCAGCCGAGTTTCTCCCGGGTACATCTGTCGGATGCCGCGAAGAAGGGCGCGGCCTCGTCCGCGCTGCTCGCCGCGCTGCGGGACCATCTCGTTCCTGGCGTGCTGGAGAAGGTCGACGTGGCACCCTTCGAACGGGTGGTGCAACTCCATTGCAGGGGCCGGTCCTCGCCGGGACCGGGCCGGTACCGCCTGATCGCAGAACTCATCGGGAACCGGGGGATCATGGTCTTCCTTTCCGATCCGGACCGCGTTATCCTGGAGACCCTCAGGCGCATCCGGGGCACGGAAAGGGAACTGGTCCCCGGCGAGACCTACACGTTCCCGCCGCCGATGAAGAAAACACCGCTCGACGAAGCCACGCGCGAACTGCTGGCCGGGACGGACCGCCTGGAGACGTTGGCGACGCCCGAGGAACTGGCGCGGCATTTGACCGCCACCTTCGCGGGACTGTCCAGGGATATGGCCCAGGAGGTCCTGGCCCGGGCGGGCCTGTCGGACGCGACGGGTGGTCTTGCGGACACGGACGGTGAGGACCGCGTCGTCCGGATCTGGCATAGCCTGGAGGAGCTTGTCCGCCGCGTGAGGGCACGGGACTGGACACCCTGCATCGGGAGATCGCAGGACGGCCGGGCCCGCGTCCTTTCCGCGGTCCCGGTCCATTCTCTGCCCGCGGCGCAGGTAGAACGCCACGAATCCGCCAGCGTCGCCGTGGAACGTTTCTACGAAGAACGGATGGCCGAAGAAGCGTTCAAGCAGCGGTTGCAGAAGGTACAGCGCGCCCTGCGCGATGAGATCCGGCGCCTGGAACGCCTGACGGAGAACCTGGGAAAGGATCTGGTTCACGTGGAGCAGGAAGAAGAATACCGCCGGTACGGCGAGCTGATCACCTCTCACCTGGCCCGGCTGAAAGCGGGGTCGACGGAAGCCCAGGTCGAAGACTACTTCAGCGGTGACCGGGAGGTAGTCTCCATTCCCATGAAGCCCAACCTGTCGCCGGCGGAGAACGCCCGGTGGTACTTCCGGCAGGCCCGAAAGGCCCGGGACGGCCGGAAGGCGGTGGCCCAACGCATCGCCCGGGCACGAAAACGCCTGGAGGAAGTCACGGGCATCCGCGAGAAGCTCGGTTGCGGTGACGACGAAGAAAGGCTGGAGAAAGCCCACCGGGCCTGCATCAGGCTGGATCTGGTCAAGGCACCCCGCGAAACCGGCACTTCGAAAACCGGCGCTTCGAAACGGCCGCGCAAGAAGGCCGGGCAGGACATCCATCCGAGGAGGTACCTCACCTCCAGTGGACACCTGCTGCTCGTCGGCCGCAACAGCCGGGAGAACGAAGCGCTGACGAAATCGGCGGCGCCGGACGACATCTGGCTGCACGCGCGGAACCTCGGCGGTTCCCACGTGATCCTGCGGCGGGAGGACAAGACCCAGATGCCGAGCAGGAAGACCCTCCACGAAGCGGCCTGCCTGGCGGCCTGGTACAGCAAGGGCCGGGGATCCACCACGGTGCCGGTGGACTACACGGAGCGCCGTTACGTACGGAAAATGAAAAACGGCAGCCCCGGACAGGTCGTGTTCACCCGCGAAAAAACGCTCTTCGTCGAACCCGGACTGGCACTCCGCCAGGCCGACACGCCGGGGACGGCCTGACGGGGTTGACGCGATCCGACTAGGGCGCCCGACCGAGCTGGACACATTCCGCCAGGCGCGTCCGGCCGAGGTGAATGCGTTCGGTTCAGACCCGGTCCACGATGCGGCCTTCGGCGTAGGAACCCAGCAGCTTGAAGTTGGCCGCGATCTCCCGGAGGTGGTTGAGCGCCCGGCTGCAGAGCAGGCTCTCGGCGTGCCCCTCGAAATCCAGGTAGAACAGGTACTCCCAGGGAGATCCGACCAGGGGCCGCGATTCGATCTTGTTGATGGAGATGTCCCGCAGCGCGAAGACGCTCATGGCCTTGAACAGCATGCCGGGTTCGTGGGGAACCGAGAACACGATGGAGGTCTTCATGCGTTCGCCCTCCGATGGTTCGGGCGCTCTGCCCAGGACCAAAAACCGCGTATAGTTCTGGGGGTTGTCTTCGATCCCGCGCTCCAGGATCTCCAGCCCG is a genomic window containing:
- a CDS encoding fibronectin-binding domain-containing protein; this encodes MDALVLQAVKDESRELEGSRIVAVEQHAPMEIGLVLKTSTGRRVLSLSVQPSFSRVHLSDAAKKGAASSALLAALRDHLVPGVLEKVDVAPFERVVQLHCRGRSSPGPGRYRLIAELIGNRGIMVFLSDPDRVILETLRRIRGTERELVPGETYTFPPPMKKTPLDEATRELLAGTDRLETLATPEELARHLTATFAGLSRDMAQEVLARAGLSDATGGLADTDGEDRVVRIWHSLEELVRRVRARDWTPCIGRSQDGRARVLSAVPVHSLPAAQVERHESASVAVERFYEERMAEEAFKQRLQKVQRALRDEIRRLERLTENLGKDLVHVEQEEEYRRYGELITSHLARLKAGSTEAQVEDYFSGDREVVSIPMKPNLSPAENARWYFRQARKARDGRKAVAQRIARARKRLEEVTGIREKLGCGDDEERLEKAHRACIRLDLVKAPRETGTSKTGASKRPRKKAGQDIHPRRYLTSSGHLLLVGRNSRENEALTKSAAPDDIWLHARNLGGSHVILRREDKTQMPSRKTLHEAACLAAWYSKGRGSTTVPVDYTERRYVRKMKNGSPGQVVFTREKTLFVEPGLALRQADTPGTA
- the coaBC gene encoding bifunctional phosphopantothenoylcysteine decarboxylase/phosphopantothenate--cysteine ligase CoaBC, producing the protein MSRLKGRRIVLGVTGSISAYKAAEVVRGLVREQADVRVVMTREAGAFVGAVTFSALTAHPVAVEQFPETGMAGEEHVDLAVWADTVAIAPATANIIGKMANGLGDDLLSTVMLACEAPCCLAPAMNFRMWRNEAVQSNLDRLRSRGVHVIEPEFGLLANGEEGDGRLAAPEQIVEAVAILADPDHDLAGCNVLVSAGPTAEDIDPVRCVTNRSSGKMGYALARAAARRGASVTLVAGPTHLQDPYGVAVEHVRTAGEMREAVLANREGQHAVIMAAAVADYRPGVQAPRKTKKTEERLTLEMTRTTDILAEVAADRPPVLIGFAAETHDGLDYARRKRADKDLDLVVYNDLTAEGAGFETDTNIVTLIHRDGREESLPLQSKSDVADRVMDEVAALLRNREVVPA
- a CDS encoding guanylate kinase, producing MRKSAIPSSRPRKSWRRSANRCRTLSDSVAPGSAEAKGFCLVLSAPSGTGKTTIGELLTTGDPTIVRSVSMTTRKKRPNERDGIDYRFVSADEFKEKIRQGAFLEWAEVYDGVLYGTPRDAVERVIRSGGVALLVIDVQGGGAVKAIFPEAVLVFLIPPSLDSLSRRLKQRGLETDDQIRKRLDKARTEMKYLPAYDYGVDNEDGKQQSTVDAIRGIIATERRRISRWEQP
- a CDS encoding uracil-DNA glycosylase, which translates into the protein MKTQASLSDLIRQTVEAVRQEEEQGLESLYLPEGLDGALPLPERRRRERPEGPGQSDRPGQPAGAGQPAGTGRAAHSDHSAQSAQSDHSAHSAQSAQSDQSAQPARATSLEALYAKYHRCTACALGFKRKHFVFGSGNEHADVMFVGEAPGAKEDEQGQPFVGQAGKLLTRILNAIDFTRDEVYITNILKCRPPNNRDPMPEEIDACDAILKEQIRLVRPRLICTLGRVAAQALLKQNSSIRALRGRFHDYHGIKLLVTYHPSGLLRNSAYKRPTWEDVQLLRKEYDRIVQSDAQATPGDEVS
- a CDS encoding YicC family protein — its product is MICSMTGYGAGESDLAGVRTVVELRSVNGRFCDIAVRLPKSLGSLEGRVRAYVQDHVTRGNVSVSVRCDDGDSSAHGIRIDAEAGRKYCDALRQLKDELGVSGEVSLEMVAAYPGLVSPEADEVDPAERWKGIEAALERALVAFTDMKRNEGKALEADLRGRIEAILALLRSIEDRSPGRVAEFRERLRHRIEGLLDDGPVDPQRMAMEITLFAERSDVTEECVRLNAHCGAFLEALGDDGSPGRRLNFLIQEMNREINTIGSKSNDTEISHSVIQAKEELEKVREQVQNIE